TTGACGTAAGAGTTTGGACACTCATATAAGAGAGCAGTTAAGATTTGGTACAAACAACACATTAGATAATGTGATGTTTTTAGACAGATACAACACGCCAATATGAGTCGCGAACGTTTTGTTTCCATCTGCAAAGCCAACTGGACATGGAGATATGCTGGAAATATTTTTAAGAAACGATAGCTCTCCAGTCATATGGTGAGATGCTCCAGTGTCTAGAATCAAATCTCCATATAGCTTACCAGACAACTTATCGGAAGATGACTTAGTCCTCTCATTAATCAGCTGTGTAAGAGCTTTTAGTTGCTCTTCTGTGAATGCTGGAAAACTTGATTCATTTGAGGAAGTTGCATGAGCATTGTGTGCCTTTGGTCCATTGCTTTTCCCTCGATCAGAACCCGAAGAACCACGTCCTCTGTTACTCTGAGAACCTCGACTTTCTTGTTTAGTTGAACGCTCCTCCCACCAGTCCGGGAAACCAACCAGTTGCCAACAATTGGATTTATCATGTCCTTTGCGACCACAATGAGAACACTGCGAGGATCGACGCATAGATGAATCAACTTGATCCTTCTTTGCGACAAAACCGACCGCACTCTGTTGAGCTTCTCTTTCTTTAAATGAAGCAAGACGCTGTTCTTCTCTAATGACTTTGGAATAAGCTTCTCCAAGATCAACTAAAGAATCACTAGATATAATTCCTTGACAAACTCCTCCAAACCGAGATTCGTCAAGCCCCATGACAAACTGATGGACTTTTTCTTCATCTCTCTCCTTCTCATACTCCGCAGAAGCACTACAACTGCAAGCCGGAAGGGGCTTATACATGTCTAGTTCTTCCCACATCTTTGCTAGACGTCCATATTATTCCATCACCGATTGACCACCTTGTTTGCAAGACGCCAGCTGTTCTTTTAGATGATGAACTCGTACTTTGTTTCCCACTGAGAAACGCTTCTTCAAATTCTCCCATAGTTTGTGAGAATCAGATATAAAAGTGACTGTTGATCGAACCTTCGCTTCAATGGAAGATCGTATCCATCCAACAATCATGGAATTAACTGAAGCCCAAAGATCAAATTTCGGATCATCAATGGAAGGTTTAGGTATGGTTCCATCGATAAACCCCAATTTTCTCTTAGCTCTCAAGGCATTAGTTAACTCTGTAGACCACTCATTGTAATTGTCTCCGTTAAACAACACCGAAGTTATCAATGCACCAGGATTGTCCGATGCAAACAATGAGTACGGAGTTGAGCTCACCGAGCCCACATTACTTTGCTCAACTTGAGCACTGCTTTTACTTGCAGAAGAATCTTCTTCACCAGCCATCGAACTTGATTTGCTAATGAAAAAAAAAACTAGGTTTCAGGATAGTTGTTGCTCTGATACCATGTAAAGTAGAGATTGAATGATAAACTTTAACTTGTATTTACTGAAACGTTTTACATCGACTTATATACAAGAGAATGACCGACCACAATTTGTGTTTATCTCTAACAACATATGTATATCGTTAACTTAATAGAGTTTATCTATAGGTAATCCTAATCACAATAGGATTCCCTAATAGATCACACATCAAAAAAAAAAAAAAAAGTGTTGAAACAGAACATACTATTAAGAAAAAGATCTACATCTAGAACAACAATTCCTTTTTTTTTAATTTTTTCTTGTCAAAACCAAGAGCGACTCTAAGACAAGGAACTTTTTCGAGACCCATATTGTCAAGAACGTTTACAGAGATAGTTGGATGGATGTGGAGTCCCATACTGCAATTAAACTCATTGGCCAACTCCACCAGTAAACATGCAGTATTAAGATATACATCACTTTCGCATTCGCTATCTTCATTTGCAGCTCCAGTTAAATAGAATATCAAACATTATACAAGTGCATTAGTATGAATTTAGACATCTCTTCTCTTCTTATACATCTCTTCTAATAATCACTACGACTATACTAAACAAAACACTTGGCTCTATCTCCCATAACATTTTGAACTACAACAACAACACATGTAATTTTAACATCCCCGCGCTATTATATAATGCGTACCCTTCTGAGTGGACAACAATACTCAGAACTCAAAACCATAAATCGTGTGCTAACGTGCGGCTTGTTTTGTGAAGTATTGAGAAGAAACCAAATGTTAGATTTTATTTGATGATACATGCATGAGGGTGATCAACCAACATAAAGTTGTCTAATCTATAATTAAGAATCTTTAAAATTCTGAAAAGTAAAAACTCTAAAACAATGCCTTCTGATGTCAATATCAGTGTTCGGTTCCACAATATATATAACAAATACACTAAAAAATCAACAAATGCATATAGTTACAAAAAAAATATTCTACAAATGTGTTTATTGTTTAAAAGTGATCAAAGTTGTGAGCCGAAGAGTGAAGACAACTAAACTTCGATTTTGAAGTTTATTTGTTAACCTATTACATCTAAATAAAGGAACCTGATTACATTTGTTTTGAAAGATAAACATGCACTTTTTTGTCCAGACTTGAGTTTACTTTAGACTGTCTCCCTCAGTGAAATCTTGGTAGGAGTTAAGCAATGAGTACATTGTATGACCTCAAAAGTGAAAATAAGATTGAAAATTACACAGAATCATAGTATGGAGACAAGATCAAAGTAGCTACCAGGTTCGAAAGGTACGAGGTTTAGTCTGAGCTCTGTTGATCTGATCTGGGTTTAGCTCTTTGAATATCTGACATTGGTTTAGCTTCCTCCACGAATATAACCCTTCCATCCAAAAACTGTACACAAACCAAATCAATAGTTAATACAAGTTGGCAAACTTTTTATTTGAAACGAACCCCTTTCTTGGTCTCAACCGACAAGCGTGAGAGTAATGTGTTACCTTTCCGTGCATCCCTTCAATAGCTTTCATTGACTCCTCCTCTGTTTCATACCGCAGGAAAGCAAACCCTCTTGGTCTGTTTGCTACTTTATCCATCACCAAGTTAACTAAACGGAGACAATCAAGAAAATGAATTACATTTTGAGTTTTCTTACCTGATCATCGTACATGGTAACTAAACAGACACCTAATTAAAAAGATCTGACAAAGAAGTTGAACAAGGGAGGGGGTTATGGGTTACCAAGTGTGAGCTTGCCAAACTGTTCAAAAGCTTTTCTTAAGTTATCTTCAGTTGTGCGGAAAGAAAGCCCTGTGCATAATAAAACCATCAAACGCCTCGTTATATGAAGTTCAAGTCTTATACGGTAAAGGTAGAGAGACAAACTAGGCATCAAAAGGTGGTAGAAAGCTAGCAAGTAACAAGAAAAAACAGAAGAGAGCATTAAGACTCTTTTGGCCATTTCTGAACACCACTAATTAACTTGCAACAATCCCCTTAACATAAAGCTTAACAGCATCAGAAAGATATATCTATCTCCCCAGTTCATGAGAACATATACCAATTAAAGAAAACATTCTTCTTAATTTTCAAACTAAGGATGTCTAGGCCAAAGGCCAACTAATCTTATAGGAGACCGGTACCCGGCACCAAGTTTACTAAATGAAACCTAAGACATGGTCTCATGCTCGTTTGGCCAAATAATAGCAACTTAGCCCCAAGTTTGTTAGTCTTGTCAAACAATAGCAACTTAATTCCTAGCCGGAATCAAAACCCATGAGAGATATTTTACTCAATGCCCCAAATTCTCCACTTATCACCAGGCTGCCACCTGCATGGTTAAAAACAATAATTTGATTTGGGTGCTACTCGGGCTTGTAATCGTATTCCCGTTTTCATGTTGATTTAATATATTTGAATTTTAAAAAAAAAAAAAACAGATAGATTCCCTCGCCCAGAGAATCTCTCGAAAAAACACTAGTCATGTTCAACTAAACAGCAAAGAATAATAACGTACAATGTGTCCATAACCACATTTTAGTTCACTACAGAAGTATCATTCATGAATTTGAGATTAAGCAAAAGATGAAAGAATCGAAAAGAGAACTGGAAGGAGGAGAAAGGAAGGGAACTTACCAATCACGTAGAGTTTCGTATTAGGACCAGAGATAGACGAAGACGGTGATGTAGAATCCGACGAAGACAGACAACCTGAGATGATTACTAATCCGCCGAGCTGAATTTACCACATTGATTCGTCCGCGCCAGGTGGCCCATAAGTTAGGAGAGAAGAGACCATGTCCAGAAGACGACGGAACAATGACTTATATCCCTAAGCTATTAACTGCCATTGTTCGCTCCCTCTTCTTCTTCCCCGTATCCTCCTCCTATACCTTCATCTTTTGAGGGTCTAATTGGTACTTTCGTTTTTTTTTTTTTCTCCAACACACACAGTTTTGACTCAAAGATTCTGTTTGTTTGCATTTAGCTGCTGTGATATGCGACCGCAATTTTAATCAAATTTCCATTAATCGCAACTATCAGAGCAACAAGCTGTGCTCTCTGGCAGTCACAAAAGGCAGCGACTAGTAAAATAACAGGCCTTGCAGTCGATTTATTCAAGATCAAGAAGATTGCTGATTCATTTTATATACAGATTAGTTACATGAAAGCCAAAGATTTCAAACAACTAGTGGATTTCAAATGAGTCTATCTAAACTAAATACCCTGCCTACCTAATCACAAGACTTTAACTTTGACCTGCTCTTTACCCACTCCTATTAAATCTTTAATTACAATCAAAAGTTGCCATCATCCTTGGCATTTCCGGTTAATGAACACTTCCAATGCTTCTCTCATCCACCCATTCCGACACAACTCCATCGCTTCAGACAAACAAACCCACTTCCGTTGTCTAAACCCAGATTCGGGCCAAATCTCAAACTGCTCGCTAACGAGCATAGGAAACATGTATCCGTCGTGAACCATCATGTTGTCTCTTTTGCTTTTGTACTGCCACATCCCAAGTGATTCCTCGAGCTGTCCCGTAACACCAGCTTCCTCTATCGTCTCTCTCAAAGCAGCTTCCTCAATTGATTCGTCAATCTCCCAACCACCTTTAGGTAATAACATTCCTTTCCCTTTCCTCTGTGCGCTTATTAAAAGAACTTCAATCTCTCCACCACCACCGTGTTTCTTGTATCTGTACGGTATACATCTGCAAGAAACAAGAATCAGATTCCATTTTGAAAGAATAAATCAATTTGTTTTTTTAAATTAGTTTTTTTTTTTTGTTTAATTTTCAATTGGACGTAACGTACCCGACGACTTGACGATACCCTGTGGTGTTGTAGCGTTGCAGATCTCTTCCGGTTCGAGAGACCAAAGAGATTACTTTCTTCGACGGGATGTTGTTGTTGTATGTCGGAGGAAAGTGTGATGCGATGTTTGAGTAGTTTGAGATGCATAGAGAAACATATAACTCTGTCATTGTTTTTGTTTGTCTTCTTCCTTTTCTGCCGAAATTGATTTGATGATTGGGTTTGGGGAAGTGTATTTATAAGGAAAATATCCCACGCGCTTTGAAGTAATTTAAAGTTAGATTATACACTTTTTTGGTCAAATAACTTCCTCCTGTATTTGAAATTAGTTCGGTTAAGGGACGGAGATTCCGGTTTTGTTTTCGGTTATTGAATTGACTTTATCGGTTAATCAAGCTTCTGTCTTCTATTATTATTTTGAGATTAGTTCACGTGACAACTGTTCCCACATTGTAAACAAATTCAGATTAGAACGAGGTTCATAACAAATTCACTTCATCATCTTCTAATCTTAGATCATTTTCTACAAATTGAAAATCAAACTCTGTTGTCAACAGACTCATCATACATTACCCCCACCAACGCGGAAAAGAAAAGAGTGTTGTGGAGGGGGGACGCGCTTATGCGCGTGGAGAATCCAACAAGTGGTGAAGGTCACACAATATGAACACGCATGTAATTCGGACACGGTATATACAGAGTATTTAGCTGTGTTTAGCATTGGCTTTTTATTTTATTTTAAGATTATGAAAAAAGAGAATTATTACTCGTAGCACGCACATTTCTAATCATAAATCTAGCTTATAAGGCAACAATGACATTAATACAAATCACAATACTACGGAGGACATACTGATGTGTTTCAGCCACAAACGTGAAGCTATAAACTTCATTTCTGGTTTTAAGAAGAATCAAAATCATCTCAAAGCCAAATGAAGCTAAATCCCAAGAAACTGATAGCTAGGGCTGCATTTTTCGTCGTGCTGCCAGAAGAGCTCTCTGTTTCATTTAAAATATCACATAGATAATTATAAGATTGTAAATTCAATATAGCAAATCTAAAATCTAAGCTTGATCATATCAGAGAAAGTAATTAAGTGCATACCGGTGGTCGTAGCTCCCGGCGACGTATCAGGCGAAGAAACTTCAGTGGGAAAATAAACATATTAATTAGCATGGTGTCGTTTACATAACACATCGCGATTATATCAATGAGACGCGTATTTAATCTAAGCGATACAATAGTCACACTTAATATAGCTAGAGCTGGACGAAGAGAACTCACCAGTGCTATTGCTACAAAGTGATTCATCATAACTAGCTCCACATGAATTAATGAGATTTAGAGCGTCATCTTGACTGATGTTAATGAGTGCAAGCATGTCCGGATGGTTGAGGAATCCGCATAGACATGTCTCGTCTTTCTCGACGATCTCTTTTACCGGATTGCAACACCACGGCGGCGGAGGAGAGTCCGTGTTAATGTACGGATGACACGGTATTAGTTTTTCTACGCAGCGCATTGCTTCCTCAGTTTGTTCCATTTGTACTGTGGCTTGAACGGAGTAGAGAATTACGAGGACGGTGGCTACGCCGAGTGATCTTGTAATATCCATTATTTTATACAATATTTGTTATGCAACTTACCTAGTGTTCTTGTTTGGTTTTAAATAACAAGTATGCATGTATTTTTCTAATATATAGAAAGGATACGTGGGAATTATTTTTTTGTTGATTTCTTGGGTGGTCAACTATATATTTTGTTTCTGAATTAGTTGAACAATTACCTGATTTGTTCTAATAATATTGAATGCGTAAAGAGGATTAAAGACTTTAAAACTATTAAACTAA
This genomic interval from Brassica oleracea var. oleracea cultivar TO1000 chromosome C2, BOL, whole genome shotgun sequence contains the following:
- the LOC106327892 gene encoding uncharacterized protein LOC106327892; this translates as MWEELDMYKPLPACSCSASAEYEKERDEEKVHQFVMGLDESRFGGVCQGIISSDSLVDLGEAYSKVIREEQRLASFKEREAQQSAVGFVAKKDQVDSSMRRSSQCSHCGRKGHDKSNCWQLVGFPDWWEERSTKQESRGSQSNRGRGSSGSDRGKSNGPKAHNAHATSSNESSFPAFTEEQLKALTQLINERTKSSSDKLSGSFLEDADWSR
- the LOC106323717 gene encoding LOW QUALITY PROTEIN: cold-inducible RNA-binding protein (The sequence of the model RefSeq protein was modified relative to this genomic sequence to represent the inferred CDS: inserted 2 bases in 1 codon), whose amino-acid sequence is IQLGGLVIISGCLSSSDSTSPSSSISGPNTKLYVIGLSFRTTEDNLRKAFEQFGKLTLVNLVMDKVANRPRGFAFLRYETEEESMKAIEGMHGKFLDGRVIFVEEAKPMSDIQRAKPRSDXNRAQTKPRTFRTW
- the LOC106327893 gene encoding nudix hydrolase 21, chloroplastic; its protein translation is MTELYVSLCISNYSNIASHFPPTYNNNIPSKKVISLVSRTGRDLQRYNTTGYRQVVGCIPYRYKKHGGGGEIEVLLISAQRKGKGMLLPKGGWEIDESIEEAALRETIEEAGVTGQLEESLGMWQYKSKRDNMMVHDGYMFPMLVSEQFEIWPESGFRQRKWVCLSEAMELCRNGWMREALEVFINRKCQG
- the LOC106326548 gene encoding lipid transfer-like protein VAS; protein product: MDITRSLGVATVLVILYSVQATVQMEQTEEAMRCVEKLIPCHPYINTDSPPPPWCCNPVKEIVEKDETCLCGFLNHPDMLALINISQDDALNLINSCGASYDESLCSNSTVSSPDTSPGATTTESSSGSTTKNAALAISFLGFSFIWL